Proteins encoded together in one Felis catus isolate Fca126 chromosome B3, F.catus_Fca126_mat1.0, whole genome shotgun sequence window:
- the SLC24A5 gene encoding sodium/potassium/calcium exchanger 5, with amino-acid sequence MQTEGGQRWARRALLLGVLWATAHLPSSGAPLPRRLPRATGNSTQCIVPPSLEFPEGFFTKQERTDGGIVIYFLIILYMFMAVSIVCDEYFLPSLEIISESLGLSQDVAGATFMAAGSSAPELVTAFLGVFITKGDIGISTILGSAMYNLFGICAACGLLSNVASTLSCWPLFRDCAAYAISVAAVLGIIFDNQVYWYEGTLLLLIYGLYVLVLCFDIKVNQYIIKKFSPCCTCVAETTERRSEQEPLMGWEDEGQPLIRRQSRTDSGIFHDDSGYSQLPLSLHGLSQVSEDPPSVFNMPEADLKRIFWVLSLPIITLLFLTTPDCRRKFWKNYFMITFFVSALWISAFTYILVWMVTITGETLEIPDTVMGLTLLAAGTSLPDTIASVLVARKGKGDMAMSNIVGSNVFDMLCLGVPWFIKTAFINASAPIEVNSRGLTYITISLNISIIFLFSAVHFNGWKLDRKLGVVCLLLYLGITTLSVLYELGIIGNNKIRGCGG; translated from the exons ATGCAGACGGAAGGGGGCCAACGGTGGGCAAGAAGGGCTCTGCTCCTCGGTGTCCTCTGGGCCACCGCACACTTGCCTTCTTCAGGTGCACCCTTGCCCCGGCGTCTCCCGAGGGCCACAG GAAATAGCACCCAATGCATTGTACCTCCATCCCTGGAATTTCCTGAAGGGTTTTTCACAAAACAGGAGCGCACAGATGGAGGCATTGTAATCTACTTCCTAATTATCCTGTACATGTTCATGGCCGTGTCTATTGTCTGTGATGAGTACTTCCTACCCTCCCTGGAAATCATCAGCGAAT CCCTTGGACTGTCTCAGGATGTTGCAGGTGCAACTTTTATGGCAGCCGGTAGTTCAGCTCCTGAGCTGGTTACTGCTTTCCTGG GTGTATTTATCACAAAGGGAGACATTGGCATTAGCACCATTCTTGGATCTGCAATGTATAACCTCTTTGGCATCTGTGCAGCTTGTGGCTTACTATCTAATGTG GCCTCAACGCTATCATGTTGGCCCTTATTCAGAGACTGTGCAGCATATGCAATTAGTGTAGCTGCAGTTCTTGGCATAATATTCGACAACCAAGTTTACTG GTATGAAGGAACTTTACTGCTTTTGATATATGGATTATATGTTTTGGTGCTGTGTTTTGACATTAAAGTTAACCAATATATTATAAAGAAATTCAGCCCTTGCTGCACTTGTGTTGCCGAAACTACGGAGAGGAGAAGTGAGCAAGAACCACTGATGGGATGGGAAGACGAGGGTCAGCCACTCATCCGTCGGCAATCAAGAACTGACAGTGGGATTTTTCATGACGATTCTGGCTACTCTCAGCTTCCTTTAAGTTTACATGGTCTTAGTCAGGTTTCTGAAG ATCCACCAAGTGTTTTCAACATGCCTGAAGcagacttaaaaagaattttttgggTACTATCCCTTCCTATCATTACCTTACTTTTTCTAACCACACCAGATTGTAGAAGAAAGTTTTGGAAAAATTACTTTATGATAACCTTTTTTGTGTCGGCACTATGGATATCCGCATTTACATATATCCTGGTTTGGATGGTCACAATAACTG GGGAAACATTAGAAATTCCAGACACAGTAATGGGCCTTACTTTATTAGCAGCAGGAACAAGCCTGCCAGACACGATTGCCAGTGTGTTGGTTGCAAGAAAAG gCAAAGGAGATATGGCTATGTCTAACATCGTGGGATCCAATGTGTTTGATATGCTGTGCCTAGGTGTTCCATGGTTTATTAAAACTGCATTTATAAATGCATCAGCTCCTATAGAAGTGAACAGCAGAGGACTAACTTACATAACCATCTCTCTcaacatttctattattttccttttttcagcaGTTCACTTCAATGGCTGGAAACTAGACAGAAAGCTGGGAGTAGTCTGCCTATTATTATACTTGGGGATTACCACATTATCGGTTCTGTATGAACTTGGAATCAtcggaaataataaaataaggggcTGTGGAGGTTGA